A DNA window from Methanobrevibacter thaueri contains the following coding sequences:
- a CDS encoding coiled-coil domain-containing protein: MQIGIDAEKDTLQSLIRSCLLELNSLKFELTELEVERENDTTPQRIKELEKDIVDKEKEVSVIKFKAEDEINLLKKQMEEKDILIKNQEDRIYELDYVNNSLEEIKEYFAEQLYDYKKKELAEVNERLTESYKSIAEKEAQINSLSRTIDEYKIKVLKLENDVESQAQILELEKQIELKNNEIRIKESEINQIKTEMDILKQQTIPKDEYISLQTQFESELNAMNNEILTLRQDSIPKRDYEDLQLKFNSEIKSLDTQIADLQQSTVPKEDYTNLKARFDNEIDARDSEIQYLRERSIPKEDYINLQNHLESELSARDSELRYLKEQSVSREEYLRLQSELQRKEDKIKRLEEINNFFNDLQEEQEAYETQEQTPPFRLEKKQGR, encoded by the coding sequence ATGCAAATAGGAATTGATGCTGAAAAAGATACTCTACAATCTTTAATTCGATCTTGCCTATTGGAGCTTAATAGCTTAAAATTTGAATTGACTGAGCTTGAAGTGGAACGGGAAAATGATACTACTCCTCAAAGGATAAAAGAGCTCGAAAAAGATATTGTAGATAAGGAAAAAGAAGTTTCTGTCATTAAATTTAAGGCAGAGGATGAAATCAATCTTTTGAAAAAACAGATGGAAGAGAAGGATATTCTCATCAAAAATCAAGAGGACAGGATCTATGAACTGGATTATGTCAACAATTCTCTTGAAGAGATTAAGGAATATTTCGCTGAGCAACTCTATGACTATAAGAAAAAGGAATTGGCTGAGGTCAATGAAAGATTAACTGAATCTTATAAGAGCATTGCTGAAAAAGAAGCTCAAATCAATTCTCTTTCCAGAACAATCGATGAATATAAAATCAAAGTACTAAAATTGGAAAATGATGTGGAATCTCAAGCGCAAATTTTGGAACTTGAGAAACAAATCGAATTGAAGAACAATGAGATCCGCATTAAAGAGAGTGAAATTAACCAAATCAAAACCGAAATGGATATTCTAAAACAACAGACCATCCCTAAAGATGAATACATCTCTCTTCAAACTCAATTTGAATCTGAACTCAATGCGATGAATAATGAAATTCTAACCCTAAGGCAAGATTCTATCCCAAAAAGAGACTATGAAGATTTACAACTTAAATTCAACTCCGAAATTAAAAGTTTAGATACTCAAATTGCCGATTTACAACAAAGCACAGTTCCTAAGGAAGATTATACAAATCTTAAAGCAAGATTCGATAATGAGATTGATGCAAGGGATAGTGAAATCCAATATCTCAGAGAAAGATCCATTCCTAAAGAGGATTATATCAATCTCCAAAACCATTTGGAAAGCGAACTCAGTGCCCGTGATAGTGAACTTCGCTATCTTAAGGAGCAAAGTGTTTCCCGTGAGGAATACTTGAGACTTCAAAGTGAGCTTCAAAGAAAAGAGGATAAAATCAAAAGGTTGGAGGAAATCAACAATTTCTTCAATGACCTGCAAGAAGAACAGGAGGCTTACGAAACTCAAGAGCAAACACCTCCTTTCAGATTGGAGAAAAAACAAGGTAGATAA